A stretch of Dermochelys coriacea isolate rDerCor1 chromosome 6, rDerCor1.pri.v4, whole genome shotgun sequence DNA encodes these proteins:
- the KREMEN2 gene encoding kremen protein 2 has product MFWIHGFLLLFLRSSTGLQGEAPSECFTVNGADYRGAQNHTSPDSRGQPCLYWNQTQKHAYNTAKYPNGEWGLGSHNACRNPDGDVQPWCYVLETEEGIYWKYCDIPSCHMPGYVGCFLDSGNPPALSGSSGTSSKLTIQVCIRYCRKRGYKFAGVEAGCACFCGSEGDLRWAQPVGAVECDQVCFGKASELCGGDGRIGVYDVSVGACQGNFSAPSGVIYSPDFPDDYGPDSNCSWILRPPGSSAVELRFQIFEIRDPNDRLELQDGHSRRLLAQFDGHHRPGPGLLLPTDVLVLSFRSDQLLQAQGFAVAYRGVKGPMLETSEGDSQTLPSNLLQPTFTDQFNSSWTRRADDITIGAGGWMMYTASGAFLLMLLIISYHLRKRTCLFVQKKSGGLPGSFSSATGPRCRCQCLAGEAWAVAYRHTGVLICTGHHSRHPPPLPGSDDEAASDCTCLCHSYENLAPTSQSSLKSLLSPS; this is encoded by the exons ATGTTCTGGATTCATGGATTCCTTCTTCTGTTCCTACGGAGCTCGACCGGGCTCCAGGGAGAAG cgcCCTCCGAGTGCTTCACGGTGAACGGCGCCGACTATCGGGGGGCCCAGAACCACACATCCCCCGACAGccggggccagccctgcctctaCTGGAACCAGACCCAGAAGCACGCCTACAACACGGCCAAGTACCCCAATGGGGAGTGGGGTTTGGGCAGCCACAACGCCTGCCGGAACCCAGACGGGGACGTCCAGCCCTGGTGTTACGTCCTTGAGACCGAGGAGGGGATCTACTGGAAATACTGCGACATCCCCAGCTGCCACA TGCCTGGGTACGTCGGCTGCTTCCTGGACTCAGGCAACCCCCCAGCACTGAGCGGTAGCAGTGGCACCTCCAGCAAACTGACCATCCAAGTCTGCATCCGATATTGCCGGAAGAGAGGCTACAAG TTCGCTGGTGTGGAGGCCGGATGCGCCTGCTTCTGCGGCAGTGAGGGGGACCTGCGGTGGGCCCAGCCCGTGGGGGCCGTGGAGTGTGACCAGGTCTGCTTCGGCAAGGCCAGCGAGCTGTGCGGGGGGGACGGCCGCATCGGGGTCTACGATG TGTCTGTGGGGGCCTGCCAGGGGAACTTCAGTGCCCCCTCCGGGGTCATCTACTCCCCGGATTTCCCGGACGACTACGGCCCCGACAGCAATTGTTCCTGGATCCTGCGCCCGCCGGGCTCCAGCGCCGTGGAGCTCCGCTTCCAGATCTTCGAGATCCGGGACCCCAACGACCGGCTGGAGCTGCAGGATGGGCACAGCCGCCGCCTCCTGGCGCAGTTTGATGGGCATCACCGCCCCGGCCCtggcctcctcctccccaccgACGTCCTTGTGCTCAGCTTCCGCTCCGACCAGCTCCTGCAGGCCCAGGGCTTCGCAGTGGCCTACCGGG GGGTGAAGGGTCCCATGCTGGAGACCTCGGAGGGTGACTCCCAGACGTTGCCCAGTAACCTACTGCAGCCAACCTTCACGGACCAATTCAACTCCAGCTGGACCCGCAGAGCCGATGACATAACCAtcggggcaggag GATGGATGATGTACACAGCTTCAGGGGCCTTCCTCCTCATGCTCCTCATCATCTCATACCACCTGCGGAAGAG GACCTGCCTGTTTGTGCAGAAGAAGAGCGGGGGGCTGCCTGGCTCCTTCTCCTCCGCCACGGGCCCCCGGTGCCGATGCCAGTGCCTGGCGGGGGAGGCCTGGGCTGTGGCCTATCGGCACACGGGGGTGCTGATCTGCACCGGCCACCACTCCCGGCACCCGCCTCCGCTCCCCGGCTCAGACGACGAGGCTGCCTCTGACTGCACCTGCCTGTGTCACAGCTACGAGAACCTGGCGCCCACCAGCCAGTCCTCCCTCAAGTCGCTCCTGtccccaagctga